One region of Opitutaceae bacterium genomic DNA includes:
- a CDS encoding helix-turn-helix transcriptional regulator: MLAWSPILIQQIEIHALGFVLRKLQLNRHRAAEVARHTHPYSQLILYLAGEGVQHIREQRISARGGDLFIIPPRVRHGFSTIGQSRPLCLVLDYQTPKKRLRAVHRRLPQHTLSELHSLLAQVPTKGRPALSDYPAIIAVIARLLEPAKAEPAPQIAPRSLFDRVKARLRESVRLSDVARESGYARDALSRRLKRDHGLGLRGVRDLVRLEAAQAALRAKIPVSDAASQAGFDDPNYFARWFRRKTGMTPSRWKRQSQKPLVRFTSA, encoded by the coding sequence GGAGCCCGATACTCATCCAGCAGATCGAGATCCACGCCCTGGGATTCGTGCTGCGCAAACTCCAGCTCAACCGGCATCGCGCTGCGGAAGTCGCCAGGCACACGCACCCTTATTCGCAACTCATCCTGTACCTCGCGGGAGAAGGTGTTCAGCACATTCGCGAGCAGCGCATCTCGGCGCGCGGGGGGGATCTCTTCATCATTCCGCCCCGGGTGCGCCACGGGTTTTCAACCATCGGCCAGAGCCGTCCGCTCTGTCTCGTGCTCGACTACCAGACGCCGAAAAAGCGCCTCCGCGCCGTGCACCGCAGGCTCCCTCAGCACACCTTGAGCGAGCTGCACAGCCTGCTCGCCCAGGTTCCGACCAAGGGCCGTCCGGCCCTGTCGGACTACCCCGCAATCATCGCAGTCATCGCCCGCCTGCTGGAACCCGCCAAAGCGGAACCCGCTCCGCAAATTGCCCCGCGCAGCTTGTTTGACCGGGTGAAGGCGCGGCTGCGTGAGTCCGTCCGGCTGTCCGATGTCGCAAGGGAATCGGGCTATGCGCGCGACGCTCTGAGTCGGCGACTCAAACGCGACCACGGACTGGGTCTTCGCGGAGTGCGCGACCTCGTCCGGCTGGAGGCGGCCCAAGCCGCCCTGCGGGCAAAAATCCCCGTGTCCGACGCCGCAAGCCAGGCAGGATTCGATGATCCGAACTACTTTGCGCGCTGGTTTCGGCGCAAGACCGGCATGACCCCGAGCCGATGGAAACGGCAGTCGCAGAAGCCTCTGGTCCGTTTCACCTCAGCCTGA
- a CDS encoding arylsulfatase, with the protein MKSIPPFRRWFAGALSFWGCGISALFSAPAPAVAEPSIVVILIDDAGFSDPSAFGGAARTPGFDRLAAEGLRYNNFHVAAICTATRAALLTGLNPHHAGFGTLTDRAGKGPGYDCRWKSNVPSIADVLHRNGYATAAIGKWHNTPWEEMSPSGPFDRWPTRLGFDYFYGFMQPGATSLWEPHSLYRNTTPVEPTSTTGRRYHLTTDLTNEAIAWVKAQRRTAPARPFFLYFASAAVHFPIHVPAEWIERYRGRFDQGWDRYREEVFQRQKKLGVIPADAGLTPRPSGLPAWDSLTSEQKKINASEMEAYAGFVSHTDHEVNRLIEAVRAGPGGENTLIFYIFGDNGGSPGPPLAGTPAATLRRLDELGEAQLLTGIPTGWAWAVGAPFQWYKSFASHFGALRNPLVVSWPARIKDVGGLRSQFTNVSDVAATIYAAAGVEFPATHNGEKTIPLDGLSFDATFTQADAPSRRKTQYFEMWGNRSIYHDGWVAAARHRGGKPFKADPWELYHVAADFSQARDLAAMHPEKLADLRALFDAEAAANNVLPLRALDMHTHLTGTGYASTPGTEIVRFPAGSPRLLGIAAPNFLRTHRITADVTITDQLTSGILVSWGCRWSGFVLYAQEGRLFYESHEYGGGRTIITSQELLPKGRCTVGFEFVEQERSPGSPGIRSAGRGTLLVDGRGVGSGSVALSLNSAFWGAFGVGRGFGSPVSDAYALPFAFSGTLHEVTIRLP; encoded by the coding sequence ATGAAAAGCATCCCTCCATTCCGGCGATGGTTTGCAGGCGCCCTGAGCTTCTGGGGTTGCGGGATCTCCGCGCTGTTTTCCGCTCCGGCGCCGGCGGTGGCGGAACCCAGCATTGTCGTCATTTTGATCGACGACGCGGGATTCTCCGATCCGAGCGCCTTCGGTGGCGCCGCACGGACGCCTGGATTCGACAGGCTGGCGGCGGAGGGCCTCCGGTACAACAATTTCCATGTGGCGGCGATTTGCACGGCGACGCGGGCCGCGCTGCTGACGGGCCTCAATCCCCATCATGCAGGTTTTGGCACGCTGACCGACAGGGCGGGGAAGGGACCCGGCTACGACTGCCGGTGGAAAAGCAATGTCCCTTCGATCGCTGACGTGCTGCATCGGAACGGCTATGCCACCGCGGCCATCGGCAAGTGGCACAATACGCCTTGGGAGGAAATGTCGCCCTCCGGGCCGTTCGACCGCTGGCCGACCCGGCTTGGGTTTGATTACTTCTATGGATTCATGCAGCCGGGGGCGACCTCCCTGTGGGAGCCCCATTCGCTGTATCGCAATACGACGCCAGTCGAACCGACATCCACGACGGGGCGGCGCTACCATCTCACGACTGACCTGACCAACGAGGCCATCGCCTGGGTCAAGGCGCAGCGGAGGACGGCCCCGGCCCGCCCGTTTTTCCTCTATTTTGCCTCCGCCGCGGTTCATTTCCCGATTCACGTTCCGGCGGAATGGATTGAGCGCTATCGCGGGCGATTCGATCAGGGCTGGGACAGGTATCGCGAGGAGGTTTTTCAACGCCAGAAGAAGCTGGGAGTGATCCCTGCGGATGCCGGGCTGACGCCTCGACCCTCCGGTCTTCCTGCATGGGATTCGCTCACGTCGGAGCAGAAGAAAATCAATGCATCTGAAATGGAGGCCTACGCAGGCTTTGTCTCCCACACGGATCACGAGGTGAATCGCCTGATTGAGGCGGTGCGGGCTGGTCCCGGCGGCGAGAACACGCTCATATTCTACATATTCGGAGACAACGGAGGGAGTCCCGGTCCACCGCTGGCCGGGACGCCGGCGGCCACTCTACGGAGACTGGACGAACTCGGTGAAGCGCAGCTCCTGACGGGTATACCCACCGGATGGGCGTGGGCTGTGGGCGCCCCGTTCCAATGGTACAAATCCTTTGCCTCGCACTTTGGGGCATTGCGCAATCCCCTGGTGGTGTCATGGCCTGCCCGCATCAAGGATGTCGGTGGCCTGAGAAGTCAGTTTACCAATGTCTCCGATGTCGCCGCCACAATCTATGCCGCGGCCGGCGTCGAATTTCCGGCGACCCACAATGGGGAGAAAACCATTCCCCTCGACGGCCTGAGTTTTGACGCGACCTTCACTCAGGCGGACGCGCCGTCGCGCCGCAAAACGCAGTATTTTGAGATGTGGGGCAATCGTTCCATTTACCATGACGGATGGGTGGCAGCCGCGCGACACCGAGGCGGCAAGCCATTCAAGGCCGACCCATGGGAACTGTATCATGTGGCGGCCGATTTCAGCCAGGCGCGGGACTTGGCTGCCATGCATCCGGAGAAGCTGGCGGATCTGCGGGCGCTGTTCGATGCGGAGGCTGCCGCGAACAACGTCCTGCCTTTGCGTGCGCTGGACATGCACACCCATTTGACTGGCACCGGTTATGCGTCGACGCCTGGCACCGAAATTGTCCGGTTCCCGGCCGGATCGCCGCGCCTGCTGGGCATCGCCGCGCCAAATTTTCTTCGAACGCATCGGATCACTGCCGATGTCACGATCACTGATCAACTGACGTCCGGGATCCTGGTGTCCTGGGGCTGCCGGTGGTCCGGGTTCGTGCTTTATGCGCAGGAAGGCCGACTGTTCTATGAGAGCCACGAGTATGGAGGCGGCCGGACGATCATCACCTCGCAGGAACTGCTGCCGAAGGGACGATGCACCGTCGGATTCGAGTTCGTTGAGCAGGAGCGGTCCCCTGGGAGCCCAGGCATTCGAAGCGCGGGCAGAGGCACACTGCTGGTCGACGGGCGGGGGGTGGGATCTGGATCAGTGGCGCTTTCCCTGAACTCGGCGTTTTGGGGGGCGTTTGGTGTCGGGCGGGGCTTTGGCTCTCCGGTGAGTGACGCGTATGCCCTGCCCTTTGCGTTCAGCGGCACGCTGCACGAGGTGACGATTCGGCTGCCCTAG
- a CDS encoding SDR family oxidoreductase, which yields MRLARKKTLVTGAASGIGKAIALRFAAEGAQVAILDINDPAARAVADQINAAGGRACACHCDVGQSAEVQAAFDQAVAFLGGLDILVNNTGIIRQSAVVNMPEAEWDLIIRTNLKSVFLCTQRGLREMIKCGSRGRIIAISSIHAVLSEPNCGHYTAAKGGIEAFIRTVATEAAPHGITANFIRPGATFTELTTPMYTDSVKRALFERVPMREIAEAGWIASGAVFLASDESRYMTGQHLTIDGGYVMDGSLPGAKYWEK from the coding sequence ATGAGACTCGCCCGCAAGAAAACCCTCGTCACCGGAGCCGCCAGCGGCATCGGAAAAGCCATCGCCCTGCGCTTCGCCGCCGAAGGCGCCCAGGTCGCAATACTGGACATCAACGACCCCGCCGCCAGGGCGGTGGCCGACCAGATCAACGCGGCCGGCGGCAGAGCCTGCGCCTGCCATTGCGATGTCGGTCAGTCCGCCGAGGTCCAGGCCGCGTTCGACCAGGCCGTCGCCTTCCTCGGCGGCCTCGATATTCTGGTCAACAACACCGGCATCATCCGCCAGTCGGCCGTCGTGAACATGCCCGAGGCGGAGTGGGACCTGATCATCCGCACCAACCTGAAGAGCGTCTTCCTGTGCACCCAGCGGGGCCTGCGGGAGATGATCAAGTGCGGGAGCCGCGGGCGAATCATCGCCATTTCCAGCATCCATGCCGTCCTGAGCGAGCCCAACTGCGGGCACTATACCGCGGCAAAGGGCGGCATCGAGGCCTTCATCCGCACGGTTGCCACCGAGGCGGCCCCCCACGGCATCACCGCCAACTTCATCCGCCCGGGCGCAACCTTCACCGAACTGACGACGCCCATGTACACGGATTCCGTGAAGCGCGCGCTTTTCGAACGCGTGCCGATGCGGGAGATCGCCGAAGCCGGCTGGATCGCCAGCGGCGCGGTTTTTCTGGCGAGCGACGAATCGCGCTACATGACCGGCCAGCATCTGACAATCGACGGCGGGTATGTGATGGACGGCTCGCTCCCGGGCGCGAAGTACTGGGAGAAATAG
- a CDS encoding cyclase family protein, which yields MPNYLDISIPTSPATTVFPGDPAPDFHWPGWTHEKGNPANVGFYRGGLHHGTHVDAPWHFIKGGRRLDEMPLKHWVGPCEVLDLRHLDRCVDAAALERAGIAPDTKRLLFRTRNGEINYWEQPWNPNFIYISDSAARWCTKRGILLVGLDYLTIDPPTEPTFPAHMELLGKGTLILENICLREIPAGRYELLAAPVKLVGVDGGWCRALLRSL from the coding sequence ATGCCAAACTACCTCGACATCAGCATCCCCACCTCCCCCGCCACCACGGTGTTCCCGGGCGACCCTGCGCCGGATTTCCACTGGCCGGGCTGGACCCACGAGAAGGGGAATCCCGCCAACGTGGGATTCTACCGCGGAGGCCTGCATCATGGAACGCATGTCGACGCTCCGTGGCACTTCATCAAGGGCGGCCGGCGACTCGACGAGATGCCGCTCAAACACTGGGTCGGCCCCTGCGAAGTGCTCGATCTCCGGCACCTCGATCGCTGCGTGGACGCGGCGGCGCTCGAACGTGCGGGCATCGCCCCGGATACCAAGCGCCTGCTTTTCCGCACCCGCAACGGTGAAATCAACTACTGGGAGCAGCCGTGGAATCCGAACTTCATCTATATTTCTGATTCCGCCGCCCGGTGGTGCACGAAGCGCGGCATCCTGCTCGTGGGACTCGACTACCTCACGATCGATCCCCCAACGGAGCCCACCTTTCCCGCTCACATGGAGCTGCTCGGCAAGGGGACGCTCATCCTCGAAAACATCTGTCTTCGCGAAATTCCGGCCGGCCGCTATGAACTGCTGGCCGCACCAGTGAAGCTGGTCGGGGTCGACGGAGGCTGGTGCCGGGCCTTGCTTCGCTCCCTCTAA
- a CDS encoding SDR family oxidoreductase, producing the protein MFSLNEKNTLITGAGSGIGTAIAALFAKAGAFVYAADIDHAAAEAQANAIRAAGGRAEALGLDVTQETSCAEAARLVSKRHEALDVLVNNAGIGSVGTLLEATGADLDRLYAVNVRGMFNVTKAFLPAMVERHSGNIINMASIGGVVGIRDRVAYCTTKFAVVGFTKCLALDHAAAGIRSNCICPGRVETPFVKARLQEYADPEAACRSMASTQLFGRMIRPDEIAAAALYLAAPESHMVTGTTFLIECGWTAGK; encoded by the coding sequence ATGTTTTCACTGAACGAAAAAAACACTCTCATCACCGGCGCAGGCTCAGGTATCGGCACCGCCATCGCAGCGCTGTTCGCCAAAGCCGGCGCATTCGTTTACGCCGCCGACATCGACCACGCGGCTGCAGAAGCCCAGGCGAATGCCATCCGCGCCGCCGGTGGCCGGGCTGAAGCACTTGGACTCGATGTGACCCAGGAAACCTCCTGCGCCGAGGCTGCACGGCTGGTCTCCAAGCGGCACGAGGCACTGGATGTGTTGGTCAACAACGCGGGCATAGGCAGCGTGGGAACGCTGCTGGAAGCCACCGGCGCGGATCTCGACCGACTCTATGCCGTGAATGTGCGGGGCATGTTCAATGTCACCAAGGCTTTCCTCCCAGCCATGGTGGAGCGCCATTCGGGGAATATCATCAACATGGCATCCATAGGCGGTGTCGTCGGCATACGCGACCGTGTCGCCTATTGCACAACGAAGTTCGCTGTCGTCGGTTTCACAAAGTGCCTGGCGCTCGATCACGCTGCCGCCGGCATCCGAAGCAATTGCATCTGCCCCGGTCGCGTCGAAACTCCCTTTGTAAAGGCGCGCCTGCAGGAGTACGCCGACCCCGAGGCGGCCTGCCGTTCCATGGCATCCACCCAGCTTTTTGGCCGGATGATCCGGCCTGACGAAATCGCCGCCGCCGCCCTCTACCTGGCAGCTCCGGAATCCCACATGGTGACTGGCACCACATTTCTCATTGAATGCGGCTGGACCGCGGGAAAATGA
- a CDS encoding GntR family transcriptional regulator, translating to MKAKRTTELSEGVSDRLIGSIVTWKIKPGHPLREARLAKEWGVSRTPVREAVRQAAALGLVELRPNRAPLVRLLTARDAMNLYSFREVLEVIALEQAFEAIPADKVDVLCKRVESLERSLEKKTRRRSAHNVDAELHQLWIGHCSNRWLQQAIDQLWTFIEILQQIVARDETALRNSIEEHQAILAALRRKDLPTTRKALRHHIRSSAKYLRRRLAALHGSDAGT from the coding sequence GTGAAAGCAAAACGAACGACGGAATTGTCTGAAGGGGTTTCCGACCGGCTTATCGGGTCGATCGTAACCTGGAAAATCAAGCCGGGGCACCCGCTTCGGGAAGCGCGACTGGCGAAAGAGTGGGGCGTGAGCCGCACGCCGGTGCGCGAGGCGGTCCGTCAGGCGGCCGCCTTGGGACTCGTGGAACTTCGACCGAATCGGGCACCGCTCGTCAGGCTCCTGACAGCGCGGGACGCAATGAATCTATACTCGTTTCGCGAGGTGCTTGAGGTCATCGCCCTGGAGCAGGCGTTCGAGGCAATACCGGCAGACAAGGTGGACGTGCTCTGCAAGCGCGTTGAGAGCCTCGAACGCAGCCTGGAAAAGAAAACCAGGCGGCGGTCCGCGCACAACGTGGATGCGGAACTGCACCAGTTGTGGATCGGCCACTGCAGCAATCGGTGGTTGCAGCAGGCCATCGACCAACTTTGGACTTTCATCGAAATCCTTCAGCAGATCGTGGCCAGGGATGAGACGGCCCTGCGGAATTCGATTGAGGAACACCAGGCCATCCTCGCCGCACTTCGTCGCAAGGACCTTCCCACGACCCGGAAGGCGCTGCGGCATCACATTCGGTCCTCCGCCAAATACCTGAGGCGGAGACTGGCAGCCCTGCATGGCAGCGACGCCGGGACGTAA
- a CDS encoding cupin domain-containing protein: MIIADIAKIPGRTFPARRWTRGMVGQAGQPIAAKGFAMGYVVLEPRGGQVPWHNQEQEEVYMIIEGTGEICVGSERREISAGQAVFLPPTVFHQLTNTGDEPLHMMYIYCPGGDVAHWRQELDGTLPPAGVGPTPPLPDGAAAQCTKKPE, encoded by the coding sequence ATGATTATTGCAGACATTGCCAAGATACCGGGTCGCACGTTTCCTGCTCGTCGTTGGACCAGGGGAATGGTTGGGCAGGCCGGTCAGCCGATTGCGGCGAAGGGATTCGCCATGGGTTATGTGGTGCTCGAACCTCGAGGAGGCCAGGTGCCCTGGCACAATCAGGAGCAGGAGGAAGTCTACATGATCATCGAGGGCACGGGCGAGATATGCGTGGGGAGCGAGCGCCGGGAGATCTCAGCCGGACAGGCGGTGTTCCTTCCGCCGACAGTTTTTCATCAACTGACCAATACCGGCGACGAACCGCTCCACATGATGTACATTTACTGCCCCGGTGGCGACGTCGCGCACTGGCGCCAGGAACTGGACGGCACGCTGCCACCCGCTGGCGTGGGACCGACTCCGCCGCTGCCGGATGGGGCGGCGGCGCAGTGCACGAAGAAGCCTGAGTGA
- a CDS encoding ISAzo13 family transposase, producing the protein MGGQAGPGRRTAGGSRPFLRPARRAAAPALRRVGKPAARSWRGPTDGRVAGPGCGDRGTRPARTAHRPGIARARPPGRSRTPAGGKKTAEILTNLRSLLTADTAGDPMGRRGLWTGLRLRQISRQLRRLHLRVCPNTVRRLLEKLGYALHANRKSLGQSCPERDRQFRYLTRQRRRFTAEHAPIISVDTKKRELVGQFKNPGRVWSRAPLPVHDHDFPSLGLGIAIPYGIYDGAANRGYVSIGTSRNTPDFAAESIRHWWLHDGRRRYPNASRLLILADNGGSNGASCRLWKHALQTKLVDPFALCVTVCHYPTGASKWNPIEHRLFSEISKQWAGQPLRDHATIVRLIRQTRTDSGLTVACELNPKRYLTGIKLAPDQIDKISLHRHPVLPDWNYTLLPNESGN; encoded by the coding sequence GTGGGCGGCCAGGCAGGGCCGGGACGACGAACTGCCGGCGGCAGTCGCCCTTTTCTACGGCCTGCTCGACGAGCAGCAGCGCCGGCTCTACGCCGGGTTGGAAAGCCTGCAGCGCGGTCATGGCGGGGACCGACGGATGGCCGGGTTGCTGGGCCTGGATGCGGCGACCGTGGCACGCGGCCGGCGCGAACTGCTCACCGGCCAGGTATTGCACGGGCGCGTCCGCCGGGCCGGAGCCGGACGCCAGCCGGTGGAAAAAAAACGGCGGAGATCCTGACGAACCTCCGCTCGCTGCTGACCGCCGACACCGCCGGCGATCCGATGGGCCGGCGCGGATTGTGGACCGGTCTGCGTTTGCGTCAGATCAGCCGGCAATTGCGCCGGCTGCACCTGCGGGTCTGTCCAAACACGGTGCGCCGCCTGTTGGAAAAACTTGGTTACGCACTGCACGCCAACCGCAAGAGCCTCGGCCAGTCCTGTCCTGAGCGCGATCGGCAGTTCCGTTATCTCACCCGGCAGCGCCGCCGCTTCACCGCGGAGCACGCTCCCATCATCAGCGTCGACACCAAAAAACGCGAACTGGTCGGCCAGTTCAAGAATCCGGGCCGCGTGTGGAGTCGCGCGCCACTGCCGGTGCACGACCACGACTTCCCTTCGCTCGGCTTGGGCATCGCCATCCCTTATGGCATCTACGATGGCGCGGCCAATCGCGGTTACGTCTCGATCGGCACCTCCCGCAACACCCCTGACTTCGCCGCCGAGTCGATCCGGCACTGGTGGCTGCACGACGGCCGTCGCCGCTATCCCAACGCATCCCGCTTGCTCATCCTCGCAGACAATGGCGGCAGCAACGGCGCCAGTTGCCGGCTCTGGAAACACGCCCTGCAAACGAAGCTCGTCGACCCCTTCGCGCTGTGCGTCACCGTTTGCCACTATCCCACCGGCGCTTCCAAGTGGAATCCCATCGAACACAGGCTGTTCTCCGAAATCAGCAAACAATGGGCCGGCCAGCCGCTGCGCGACCATGCGACGATCGTGCGTCTCATCCGCCAGACCCGCACCGATTCCGGGCTCACCGTCGCCTGCGAACTGAATCCCAAGCGTTACCTGACCGGCATCAAACTCGCCCCGGACCAAATCGACAAAATCAGTCTTCATCGACACCCTGTGCTCCCCGATTGGAACTACACTCTCCTGCCAAACGAAAGTGGGAATTAA